Proteins encoded by one window of Chryseobacterium sp. POL2:
- a CDS encoding toll/interleukin-1 receptor domain-containing protein, with protein METKKIFISYSWGIQEHQEKVRELGTRLMSDGIDVILDQWSLKDGHDLNFFMESIVNDSTINKVLIISDKNYSLKADGRKGGVGTEAQILTPEVYGNTQQEKFIPIVFERDEENKPYFPTFLKTRKYIDLSNEEYYEEEYENLVRNILDAPQIRKPKLGNIPSYITDEKQHDSKTYFHLKGLDNQLNKNPLKVNSLTKSFLDDFLENLWNFQMINTPQTIGEFGEMLIDNLSSYREMREDYIYFLLKVSKEEFNLDVDILIAFFEKVSSYKKPRDFGTNIRAYYEADFENFNIIFHELFLYTIAIIYKNGNYNLISDLLNSGYYFNEVTGKKQGLEKFYHLYSYNQNLENYYKQLENKITGFGHYIITNLNSNFSKMEIIFADLLCHYISDLQSKNYKKWFPTTYLYKDEYKDFDFFIKLNSKRFFEKVKQIFDVEDIESFKSLISNYEELVEKENKKRTTYGHWHTIPFIHELIKIDNIATER; from the coding sequence ATGGAAACTAAGAAAATATTCATTTCATACAGTTGGGGAATACAAGAGCATCAAGAAAAAGTAAGAGAACTTGGCACAAGATTAATGAGTGATGGGATTGATGTAATTTTAGACCAATGGAGTCTAAAAGATGGACATGATTTGAACTTTTTCATGGAATCAATTGTTAATGATAGTACAATAAATAAGGTCTTAATTATTTCTGATAAAAATTATTCATTAAAAGCAGACGGCAGAAAAGGAGGTGTTGGAACTGAAGCACAGATACTGACACCTGAAGTTTATGGAAACACTCAACAAGAGAAATTTATTCCAATTGTGTTTGAAAGAGATGAAGAAAACAAACCATATTTCCCAACTTTTTTAAAAACAAGAAAATATATTGATTTGTCCAATGAGGAATATTATGAAGAAGAATATGAAAACTTAGTAAGAAATATTTTAGATGCTCCTCAAATTCGTAAGCCAAAACTTGGTAATATACCAAGCTATATTACTGATGAAAAACAGCACGATAGTAAAACTTACTTTCATTTAAAGGGTTTAGATAATCAACTTAATAAAAATCCATTAAAAGTTAATTCATTAACAAAAAGTTTTTTGGATGATTTTCTGGAGAATCTTTGGAATTTTCAAATGATAAATACTCCACAAACAATTGGGGAGTTTGGAGAAATGCTAATTGATAACTTATCATCTTACAGAGAAATGAGAGAAGATTATATATACTTTCTCTTGAAAGTTAGTAAAGAAGAATTTAACCTTGACGTCGATATATTAATTGCTTTTTTTGAAAAAGTTTCATCATATAAGAAACCAAGAGATTTTGGAACTAATATTAGAGCTTATTATGAAGCAGATTTTGAAAATTTCAATATAATTTTTCATGAACTTTTTCTGTATACAATTGCTATTATTTACAAAAATGGCAATTATAATTTGATTTCAGATTTATTAAATTCTGGATATTATTTTAATGAAGTCACTGGAAAAAAACAAGGACTTGAAAAATTCTATCATCTTTATTCATATAATCAGAACTTGGAAAATTATTACAAACAATTAGAAAATAAAATTACTGGTTTTGGACATTATATCATTACAAATCTAAATAGTAATTTCAGTAAAATGGAAATTATTTTTGCTGACTTACTTTGTCATTATATTTCTGATTTACAATCAAAAAATTATAAAAAATGGTTTCCAACAACATATTTGTATAAGGATGAATACAAAGATTTTGATTTTTTTATAAAACTAAATTCAAAAAGATTTTTTGAAAAGGTTAAACAAATTTTTGATGTAGAAGATATTGAAAGTTTCAAATCCTTAATTTCAAATTATGAAGAACTTGTTGAAAAAGAAAATAAAAAGAGAACTACCTATGGGCATTGGCATACAATTCCATTCATTCATGAACTCATTAAAATTGATAACATCGCAACTGAAAGATAG
- a CDS encoding helix-turn-helix domain-containing protein, which produces MEKKDYQIAIGKRIKQLREKKNISQVELAALCNFEKSNMSRLEAGNTNPTAYTLYIIAQKLEVEVYEILTFNSNSLT; this is translated from the coding sequence GTGGAGAAAAAAGACTACCAAATTGCAATTGGAAAGCGTATAAAACAACTTAGAGAAAAGAAGAACATCTCTCAAGTTGAATTAGCAGCTTTATGCAATTTTGAAAAATCTAATATGTCCAGATTAGAAGCAGGAAATACCAATCCTACAGCTTACACATTATATATTATTGCTCAAAAGTTAGAGGTTGAAGTCTATGAAATACTTACCTTTAATAGTAACAGCCTAACTTAG